One stretch of Anaerobacillus sp. CMMVII DNA includes these proteins:
- the folE2 gene encoding GTP cyclohydrolase FolE2, translated as MIKTVDLPSKAERHKRFGSVPPIKGTKPTEKAEMPDLQNKPDDFLFAINSVGISNVKHPVIVHSELEPKVQTTIATFALTTSLKQMSKGINMSRLTELLHQYHEAGFVLSFEQLRSFTKELAEKMEQTSATIEVTFPWFFERKSPALAKIGLMHADARITVTYDVETDQCIYETGLTAAITTLCPCSKEISEYSAHNQRGYVRIDTVLYSDSIANQDWKKFLLEAAESNASAKLHPVLKRPDEKMVTEKAYENPRFVEDMVRLVAADLYENPLVKEFTVECRNEESIHVHDAIATITFAKE; from the coding sequence ATGATAAAAACAGTAGATCTGCCTTCGAAAGCAGAAAGACATAAGCGTTTCGGATCTGTTCCACCAATAAAGGGTACAAAGCCTACGGAGAAAGCCGAGATGCCTGATTTGCAAAATAAACCAGATGATTTTCTTTTTGCCATTAATTCAGTTGGAATTAGCAATGTAAAGCATCCGGTAATTGTCCACTCTGAACTAGAACCGAAAGTTCAAACAACGATCGCCACATTTGCGTTAACAACAAGTTTAAAGCAAATGTCAAAAGGAATTAACATGAGTCGCCTAACTGAGCTTTTACACCAATATCACGAAGCTGGCTTTGTTCTATCATTTGAACAATTAAGAAGTTTCACGAAGGAATTAGCTGAAAAAATGGAACAAACGTCGGCAACGATTGAAGTTACATTCCCATGGTTTTTTGAAAGAAAAAGTCCAGCCTTAGCAAAAATAGGTTTAATGCATGCTGACGCGAGAATTACTGTTACGTATGACGTTGAAACGGATCAATGTATCTATGAAACTGGATTAACTGCAGCAATTACAACACTATGTCCATGTTCCAAGGAAATTAGCGAATATAGTGCTCATAATCAACGCGGCTATGTAAGGATCGATACTGTTCTTTATTCAGACAGTATTGCTAATCAAGATTGGAAGAAGTTCCTTTTAGAAGCAGCCGAATCAAACGCTAGTGCCAAATTGCACCCAGTGTTAAAACGCCCTGATGAAAAAATGGTTACAGAAAAAGCTTATGAGAATCCAAGATTTGTTGAAGACATGGTTCGCCTTGTTGCCGCTGATCTTTATGAGAACCCTCTTGTAAAGGAATTTACGGTAGAATGCCGAAATGAAGAATCAATCCATGTCCATGATGCGATTGCTACAATTACATTTGCAAAAGAGTAA
- a CDS encoding 3'-5' exoribonuclease YhaM family protein, giving the protein MRKVIQSLKVNETIKEHFLLTSLQTKLGKNGTYFEMTLADASGEIKARKWDLSEKDYQLYDIIHKELPQVVLIKGLTRQFQQSMDLKVFYIILPDIETSISISEFLPSAPIQVEETFRELEETITSLQNETLRRIVNEVFYLYKPFLAQYPASIHGHQGYGGLLWHTMNTVRVCETVVGLYPKMLNRDLLISGAILHDLAKIKDYKLEKGIVTKVTDKSKFIGHIVTMAHDIRETARMLNIDVHSQEVELLEHMVLSHHGKAEYGSPVEPTIPEAFALHLVDALDTRLGVVHHLWEKTPQGEWSDWSKVLEKRLKKVTLEG; this is encoded by the coding sequence TTGCGAAAAGTAATTCAAAGTTTAAAAGTGAATGAGACAATTAAAGAACACTTTTTGCTCACTAGTCTACAAACGAAGCTTGGTAAAAATGGAACCTATTTTGAAATGACATTAGCCGATGCTTCAGGTGAAATTAAAGCAAGAAAATGGGATCTATCCGAAAAAGACTATCAGCTGTATGATATTATTCACAAAGAGCTTCCCCAAGTTGTCCTTATCAAAGGATTAACCCGACAGTTTCAACAATCAATGGATTTGAAAGTTTTTTATATCATTCTTCCAGACATTGAAACATCGATTTCCATATCAGAATTTCTACCATCTGCACCAATACAGGTTGAAGAGACGTTTCGAGAACTAGAAGAAACGATAACAAGCTTACAAAATGAGACGCTACGAAGAATTGTAAATGAAGTGTTTTATTTATACAAACCTTTTCTCGCGCAATATCCTGCTTCAATACATGGGCATCAAGGGTATGGGGGATTACTTTGGCATACGATGAACACAGTGAGAGTTTGCGAGACAGTTGTTGGTCTATACCCAAAAATGTTAAACCGTGACCTCTTAATAAGTGGAGCCATCCTACATGACCTAGCTAAGATAAAAGACTATAAACTTGAAAAAGGGATCGTTACAAAAGTCACCGACAAATCAAAGTTTATAGGCCACATTGTTACAATGGCTCACGATATAAGGGAAACAGCACGAATGTTAAATATTGATGTTCACTCTCAAGAGGTCGAGTTATTAGAACATATGGTATTAAGCCATCACGGAAAAGCAGAGTATGGCAGTCCAGTTGAGCCGACAATCCCAGAGGCATTCGCGCTTCATTTAGTGGATGCGCTGGATACAAGACTAGGTGTTGTTCACCATTTGTGGGAAAAAACTCCGCAAGGGGAATGGTCTGACTGGTCGAAAGTACTTGAGAAAAGATTAAAGAAGGTAACGTTAGAAGGATGA
- the ybaK gene encoding Cys-tRNA(Pro) deacylase encodes MAKEKKTNAMRLLDKEKITYETYTYDSEDGKIDGVSVAHKISKDIHLVYKTLVAKGASKEYFVYIVPVWHELDLKKAAKAVGEKKIELIPVKDILGITGYIRGGCSPVGMKKLFHTVIDASAESLPSIIVSGGKIGIQIELAVEDLLKVTKGALAELVIK; translated from the coding sequence ATGGCAAAAGAGAAGAAAACGAACGCGATGCGATTATTAGATAAAGAGAAAATCACATACGAGACTTATACATACGATAGTGAAGATGGGAAAATTGATGGTGTGTCTGTTGCCCACAAAATATCGAAGGACATTCACCTGGTCTATAAGACATTGGTAGCCAAAGGTGCTAGTAAGGAATACTTCGTCTATATTGTTCCTGTCTGGCATGAATTAGATTTGAAGAAAGCAGCCAAAGCCGTTGGCGAAAAGAAGATTGAGCTGATTCCGGTAAAGGATATATTAGGCATAACAGGGTATATCCGTGGTGGCTGTTCGCCAGTCGGTATGAAAAAGCTTTTTCACACAGTCATTGATGCTAGTGCTGAGAGTTTACCATCCATTATTGTAAGTGGCGGCAAAATCGGAATTCAAATCGAGCTAGCCGTAGAGGATTTGTTGAAAGTTACAAAGGGTGCTTTAGCAGAGTTAGTTATAAAGTGA
- a CDS encoding MFS transporter yields MIELKSKAFWQASIALGLASFIAFANLYYTQPILPLISLEFSVSPLASSLTVSSALLSVALFFFFFSALSDALGRKKVMMVATILLILTTFAIAFVQSFHSLLVLRILQGAFIAGIPTIAIAYIGEEFSPRALGVAIGIYISMNSIGGMSGRVLSGVFTEIFNWRISFILIGLISLVFFVLFMKLLPPSSYFKTRKFERHKAVGDYFKHLKNQNLQLAFLVGGLHFFIFVGLYNYVTYLLTAPPFLLPTVFIGVLFLTYLPGTISSTLAGKTALLWSQSVTIGLGIILMVTGTVIMLFINLPAIIAGLLLLSFGFFFAHSALNAWVSKRAFFAKASASGLYLTSYYVGGSLGSFYLGFFWHYWHWPGVIAGTLLVLLTTSLLAFKMVLIEHKEKEPKHNYQLLKVK; encoded by the coding sequence TTGATCGAATTAAAATCAAAAGCATTTTGGCAAGCTTCAATTGCTCTTGGCCTAGCATCCTTCATCGCCTTTGCCAATTTATATTACACACAACCCATATTACCATTAATTAGTTTAGAATTTTCTGTATCTCCCTTAGCCTCTAGTTTAACTGTTTCATCAGCTTTGCTTAGTGTCGCACTATTTTTCTTTTTCTTTAGTGCACTTTCAGATGCTCTCGGAAGAAAAAAAGTAATGATGGTGGCAACTATTCTTTTGATACTTACTACGTTTGCGATTGCATTTGTTCAAAGCTTTCATAGTCTTTTAGTCTTACGCATTTTACAAGGAGCGTTTATTGCTGGGATACCAACAATTGCCATTGCTTATATAGGAGAAGAATTTTCTCCAAGAGCGTTAGGTGTCGCTATTGGCATTTACATTAGCATGAACTCCATCGGGGGAATGAGTGGTAGAGTATTAAGCGGGGTATTCACAGAGATCTTTAATTGGAGAATTTCATTTATTTTGATTGGCTTGATCAGCCTGGTTTTTTTCGTCTTATTTATGAAGTTGCTGCCGCCTTCAAGCTATTTTAAAACACGAAAATTCGAGCGTCATAAGGCCGTCGGTGACTATTTTAAGCATTTAAAAAATCAAAATCTCCAACTTGCCTTTTTGGTTGGAGGCTTACATTTCTTTATCTTTGTAGGACTCTATAATTATGTCACATATTTATTGACTGCTCCGCCATTTTTACTTCCGACCGTTTTTATTGGTGTGTTATTCTTAACCTATTTGCCTGGTACGATTAGTTCAACACTAGCAGGAAAAACGGCTTTATTATGGTCGCAAAGTGTAACGATTGGACTAGGGATTATCCTCATGGTAACCGGCACTGTGATCATGCTTTTTATTAACTTACCGGCAATTATCGCTGGGTTATTACTACTAAGCTTTGGTTTCTTTTTTGCTCATTCAGCTTTAAATGCATGGGTAAGTAAACGTGCTTTCTTCGCAAAGGCATCCGCATCAGGCTTATACCTAACATCCTATTATGTCGGTGGGAGCCTTGGCAGTTTCTACTTAGGATTTTTTTGGCATTACTGGCATTGGCCAGGTGTAATTGCCGGAACATTGCTAGTTTTATTAACTACGAGCTTACTCGCCTTCAAAATGGTACTAATTGAACACAAAGAAAAAGAGCCTAAACACAACTATCAGCTCTTAAAAGTAAAATAA
- a CDS encoding LysR family transcriptional regulator, which yields MEIRQLQCFFETAKSNSFTKAAEKLYIAQPAVSMAIKKLEKELGITLFHRHDRAVRLTVEGERFLIHVQKIFDQLEEARLEMEELRGLERGEVKLGLPSMMGSFYFPNIIVAFKKAYPHLNISIIEDGTKQIQANIENDTIDLGVIILDETTKELESIPIINEEMVVCVPATHKLAQGKSITYEQLAGEALVLFKEGYFQRDIVINHIQDLGLVPNIAFETNQISLTKSLTRKGLGVTLFLKMVIQDDKDFVPLSLTPPITLSLGLAWKKRTYLSKANEAFVDFVRNEKWVL from the coding sequence ATGGAAATTCGTCAGTTACAATGTTTCTTTGAAACAGCAAAATCGAATAGTTTCACAAAAGCAGCGGAAAAGCTGTATATCGCTCAGCCAGCTGTCAGTATGGCTATAAAAAAATTAGAGAAAGAGCTAGGGATTACCTTGTTTCATCGACATGATCGGGCTGTCCGATTAACTGTGGAAGGCGAGCGCTTTCTTATTCATGTTCAAAAGATTTTTGATCAATTAGAAGAAGCCAGGCTAGAGATGGAAGAATTACGTGGGTTAGAAAGAGGTGAAGTGAAATTAGGGTTACCTTCAATGATGGGGTCGTTTTACTTCCCAAATATTATCGTAGCCTTCAAAAAAGCTTATCCCCATTTAAACATCTCGATTATTGAAGATGGTACAAAGCAAATTCAAGCGAATATTGAAAATGATACAATTGATTTAGGTGTTATTATTTTAGACGAAACGACAAAGGAACTTGAATCAATTCCAATTATTAATGAGGAAATGGTTGTTTGTGTTCCGGCAACACACAAACTTGCTCAGGGGAAAAGTATAACCTACGAGCAATTGGCAGGAGAAGCTCTCGTTTTGTTTAAAGAGGGCTACTTTCAAAGAGACATTGTCATCAACCATATTCAAGATTTGGGACTCGTTCCGAATATTGCCTTTGAAACGAATCAAATATCGCTAACAAAGTCTTTAACAAGAAAAGGGTTAGGGGTAACGTTATTTTTGAAAATGGTGATACAAGATGATAAGGACTTTGTCCCGTTATCGTTGACGCCACCTATTACTTTGTCCCTTGGCCTTGCATGGAAAAAAAGGACGTATCTATCAAAAGCTAACGAAGCTTTCGTAGATTTCGTCCGTAATGAAAAATGGGTTCTTTAG
- a CDS encoding DUF3900 domain-containing protein, translated as MDFDIQYLSFSIINIEGTGEQANKSYKQLATLDDYKYSESALKPFLNGELMKITKRKVERHPKSEQVPTKIGRFIVEPGYDLASNPNYNLFNRIRNATQIDEFSKGCRELIQTYTDTTAVRGGVLIIATAKLNKYFDEPFVFVMKCDFEPKVASITDDKTLINNVEMAITTKNMKSIQYPYMPEEGMLEPGELKIHQASHSRYFEDFLKGVTYEKSMPEIVKQQMVDLVYEDIDNVFTEPSEERVQAESDLEVWATSPKRELQERWSEEQVVEATTRIIEHAPEIELKLKLDHMSVKGLLADFGDSIHIAKVNDRYVVLIEGDMFQFEKNVSPIEFLKPGDLHEIVEKLSKK; from the coding sequence ATGGATTTTGATATTCAATACCTTTCATTTTCAATTATTAATATAGAAGGTACTGGTGAACAAGCAAATAAATCTTACAAACAGTTGGCAACACTAGATGATTACAAGTATTCAGAAAGCGCGCTTAAACCATTCTTAAATGGTGAGCTGATGAAAATTACAAAGCGTAAAGTTGAGCGCCATCCAAAATCCGAGCAAGTGCCAACAAAAATTGGACGGTTTATCGTTGAGCCTGGTTATGATTTAGCCTCTAATCCAAACTATAACTTGTTCAACCGTATCCGAAACGCTACTCAGATTGACGAGTTTTCAAAAGGATGCCGTGAACTCATCCAAACCTATACCGATACAACCGCAGTTAGGGGCGGCGTATTAATCATTGCTACAGCAAAACTAAACAAGTACTTTGATGAGCCTTTTGTATTCGTTATGAAATGTGATTTCGAGCCAAAAGTTGCATCAATCACTGATGATAAGACACTGATTAATAACGTTGAGATGGCCATTACAACAAAAAATATGAAATCAATTCAATATCCTTACATGCCTGAGGAAGGAATGTTAGAGCCAGGTGAGCTAAAAATCCATCAAGCTTCCCACTCTCGTTACTTTGAGGACTTCTTAAAAGGAGTCACGTATGAAAAATCAATGCCTGAGATTGTAAAGCAGCAAATGGTCGATTTAGTTTACGAAGATATTGACAATGTTTTTACTGAACCTTCTGAGGAACGTGTTCAAGCGGAAAGTGACTTAGAAGTATGGGCAACGAGCCCAAAGCGAGAACTTCAAGAAAGATGGTCCGAAGAGCAAGTTGTTGAGGCAACAACCCGAATTATCGAGCATGCTCCGGAAATTGAGCTGAAGTTAAAACTGGATCATATGTCAGTGAAGGGGCTTCTTGCCGATTTCGGTGACTCTATCCACATAGCAAAAGTAAATGACCGCTATGTCGTTCTCATCGAAGGCGATATGTTTCAGTTTGAGAAGAATGTTTCTCCAATTGAATTTTTAAAACCCGGAGATTTGCACGAAATCGTTGAGAAACTTTCGAAAAAATAG
- a CDS encoding alpha/beta fold hydrolase, with the protein MLYYREYLNSEEKPWVTFIHGAGGNSNTFFKQIKDFRKHFNVLLIDLRGHGKSKKSRWQKGDSFVQISDDVIEVLDYLNIKETHFVGISLGTIVVQTMAQKHPERISSMILGGAVIKLDIRTNFLITVGNLGKHFIPYMWLYRLFAWIIMPRSTHTESRNAFVDQAKKMCQKEFIKWFSVTRAINPFLSKLQRDFFNIPTLFVMGKEDYLFLPPVKELVGQNDKLALECIEDSGHVCNIDQPEKFNAASIQFIYQQYQLKEVL; encoded by the coding sequence GTGCTATATTATCGTGAATACCTTAACAGCGAAGAAAAGCCTTGGGTCACGTTTATTCATGGTGCAGGCGGAAACTCTAACACTTTTTTTAAACAAATAAAAGATTTTCGAAAACACTTCAATGTCCTCCTGATTGATCTAAGAGGTCACGGTAAATCAAAGAAGTCCCGTTGGCAAAAAGGAGATTCTTTTGTCCAAATTTCTGATGATGTAATTGAAGTGTTAGATTATCTAAACATAAAGGAAACACACTTTGTTGGGATATCACTAGGAACTATTGTTGTTCAAACAATGGCTCAAAAACATCCAGAGCGGATTAGCTCAATGATACTGGGTGGCGCAGTAATTAAGCTTGATATTCGTACCAATTTCCTTATAACAGTCGGGAATTTAGGGAAGCACTTCATTCCTTACATGTGGCTCTATCGCTTATTTGCATGGATTATCATGCCTAGGTCGACCCATACGGAATCTCGAAATGCCTTTGTTGATCAAGCAAAAAAAATGTGTCAAAAAGAATTTATTAAATGGTTCTCTGTCACAAGAGCGATCAATCCATTTTTAAGTAAGCTTCAACGAGACTTCTTTAATATCCCTACATTATTTGTAATGGGCAAAGAAGATTATTTATTCCTTCCACCAGTAAAAGAGTTGGTTGGTCAAAACGACAAGTTGGCATTAGAATGTATTGAGGATTCAGGTCATGTATGTAACATTGACCAGCCTGAAAAATTTAATGCCGCTTCGATACAATTTATCTACCAACAATATCAATTAAAAGAAGTTTTATAG
- a CDS encoding YckD family protein, with protein sequence MKRLSVSFFIGFLLCMSIVTTTHAHMDCEGINEVELTEAQKQELETLMKKIFSDKQEVINKYVEYGVFNEETGQKMVEKFDKRFEILKENGFIPKWDKYCKEKGKRSHKDH encoded by the coding sequence ATGAAGAGATTATCAGTTAGTTTTTTCATAGGTTTTTTATTATGTATGAGTATAGTGACAACAACCCATGCTCATATGGATTGTGAGGGTATTAATGAAGTTGAATTAACTGAAGCTCAAAAACAAGAGCTAGAAACGCTAATGAAAAAAATTTTTTCTGATAAACAAGAAGTAATTAACAAGTACGTTGAGTATGGCGTTTTTAATGAAGAAACAGGACAAAAGATGGTCGAGAAATTTGATAAACGTTTCGAAATATTAAAGGAAAACGGCTTTATACCAAAGTGGGATAAATATTGTAAGGAAAAAGGAAAGCGTAGTCACAAAGACCATTAG
- the ilvA gene encoding threonine ammonia-lyase — translation MAVTLADVKEAREKMKGIVHVTPLDYSSTFSELANNEVFLKLENLQKTGSFKVRGSCNKLFSLSDHELHRGVIAASAGNHAQGVAYSAKMLKIPCSIVMPKGAPLSKIEATKRYGAEVILKGSSFDEALHFALQLQKKTGASFVHPFDDEAIIAGQGTIGLELIEQLPTTEAIICPVGGGGLIAGIAFVAKQLNPNIKVYGVQASACPSMKHSLVAKEPIEIEADPTMADGIAVKKPGVRNFDIVRNYVDDIYCVDEMEISRTMLMVLERNKLLLEGSGATALAALLYKKIPIEGKKVVAILSGGNVDVNFISRIIEHGMVEAGRFVHFSTILKDKPGHLQEVLGLISELGGNILSISLQHVGEKIFPGYAQLLLSMETKNRNHIEQILTQLRERGYELDVLL, via the coding sequence ATGGCAGTAACATTGGCAGACGTAAAAGAAGCGCGGGAGAAGATGAAGGGAATCGTTCATGTCACACCACTTGATTATTCGAGTACGTTTAGTGAACTTGCAAATAATGAAGTTTTTCTCAAGCTAGAAAACCTTCAGAAGACAGGATCATTTAAAGTAAGAGGTTCTTGTAATAAGTTGTTTTCGTTAAGTGACCACGAGCTCCATAGGGGGGTAATTGCTGCTTCTGCAGGTAACCACGCCCAAGGAGTCGCATATTCAGCGAAAATGTTAAAAATACCTTGCTCGATCGTTATGCCTAAAGGTGCTCCATTAAGTAAGATTGAAGCAACAAAGCGATATGGGGCTGAAGTTATCTTAAAGGGAAGTAGTTTTGATGAGGCATTGCATTTTGCGCTTCAACTGCAAAAGAAAACGGGAGCTTCATTTGTCCATCCATTTGATGATGAGGCAATCATCGCTGGGCAAGGAACAATAGGATTAGAACTTATTGAACAACTACCAACTACTGAGGCAATTATTTGTCCTGTTGGTGGTGGAGGCTTGATTGCAGGGATAGCTTTCGTAGCTAAGCAACTAAATCCAAACATAAAAGTCTATGGTGTTCAGGCATCAGCATGTCCTAGTATGAAACATTCATTGGTAGCGAAAGAGCCCATTGAAATTGAGGCGGACCCGACAATGGCAGACGGTATTGCAGTAAAAAAACCAGGTGTACGAAACTTTGATATCGTTCGTAACTATGTCGATGATATTTATTGTGTTGATGAAATGGAAATTTCTCGTACGATGTTAATGGTCCTTGAACGAAACAAGTTGCTTTTAGAAGGTTCAGGAGCGACCGCTTTAGCTGCATTACTTTATAAAAAAATTCCAATCGAAGGTAAAAAGGTTGTAGCGATCTTAAGTGGTGGGAATGTCGATGTGAATTTTATTTCGAGAATAATTGAACATGGAATGGTGGAAGCTGGTCGCTTTGTCCATTTTTCAACAATCCTAAAAGACAAACCAGGACACCTTCAGGAAGTATTGGGACTAATTTCAGAGCTCGGGGGCAATATACTATCTATTTCCTTACAACATGTTGGTGAGAAAATATTCCCGGGTTATGCTCAACTACTATTATCTATGGAAACTAAAAATCGAAACCATATAGAACAAATACTGACTCAGTTGAGGGAGAGGGGCTATGAGTTAGACGTCTTATTGTAA